One window of the Tachypleus tridentatus isolate NWPU-2018 chromosome 10, ASM421037v1, whole genome shotgun sequence genome contains the following:
- the LOC143229411 gene encoding inositol-3-phosphate synthase 1-A-like: MADIQIQSPRVSYTDGLIEADYSYQTTNVRTENGVYKVYPRTTNFTFRTKRRVPKLGVMLVGWGGNNGTTVTATTIANKLGITWRTKDGLKKSNYFGSLTQASTVYLGSSLEGDVYIPMKDLLPMVHPNDIVFDGWDISSLNMADAMERAHVLDYDLQRQLRPYMENLRPRPSIYDKDFIASNQESRADNVLCGSKKEQIEQIRKDIQDFKNKERVDEVIVLWTANTERFCDIVPGLNDNGDNLLKSINKNNSEISPSTLFAVASILEGCSYLNGSPQNTFVAGCIDLAEKHGVFIGGDDFKSGQTKLKSVLVDFLVNAGIKPVSIVSYNHLGNNDGKNLSAPKQFRSKEISKSNVVDDIVATNRILYESGDKPDHCVVIKYVPYVGDSKRAMDEYISEIMMGGHNTIVLHNTCEDSLLASPIILDLVILTELCQRISFRVGTSPNFQSFNSVLSILSYLCKAPLVPRDAPIVNALFKQRSCIENILRACLGLAPQNHMGLENKLSDPVDWKSSQNEPLYNKLNTLRKNNGFSKIKELNYFN; encoded by the exons atggcTGATATTCAAATTCAGAGTCCAAGAGTATCCTACACTGATGGTCTAATCGAAGCCGATTATTCCTATCAAACGACAAACGTCAGGACTGAAAACGGGGTTTATAAG GTTTACCCTCGTACAACAAATTTTACCTTTCGTACCAAGAGACGAGTACCTAAGTTAGGTGTGATGTTAGTGGGATGGGGAGGTAATAACGGAACCACTGTAACAGCTACTACAATAGCCAACAAATTGGGTATTACATGGAGAACAAAGGATGGTCTTAAGAAATCCAACTACTTTGGGTCACTTACCCAAGCTTCTACTGTCTATCTTGGGTCATCTCTGGAGGGAGACGTCTATATTCCAATGAAGGATTTGTTACCAATGGTTCATCCAAACGACATTGTGTTCGATGGCTGGGATATCTCTTCTCTTAACATGGCTGATGCCATGGAACGTGCACATGTGTTAGACTATGATTTACAAAGGCAGCTAAGGCCTTACATGGAGAACCTTCGACCCCGACCTTCCATTTACGACAAAGACTTTATCGCATCAAACCAAGAGTCCAGGGCTGACAATGTTTTATGTGGAAGTAAGAAGGAACAAATAGAACAAATTAGGAAAGACATCCAGGACTTCAAGAACAAAGAAAGAGTGGATGAGGTAATTGTCCTGTGGACTGCTAATACTGAAAGATTCTGTGATATTGTACCTGGGTTAAATGACAATGGTGATAATCTTTTGAAGTCTATCAACAAGAATAACTCTGAGATCTCTCCATCTACTTTGTTTGCTGTGGCCAGTATTTTAGAAGGG TGCTCATACTTGAATGGATCGCCTCAAAATACTTTTGTTGCTGGTTGTATTGACCTGGCAGAAAAACATGGAGTTTTCATTGGAGGAGATGACTTCAAATCTGGACAGACCAAACTCAAGTCTGTATTGGTGGACTTCTTGGTGAATGCAGGGATCAAGCCAGTTTCTATCGTAAGCTATAATCACCTTGGAAACAATGATGGAAAAAATCTCTCTGCTCCAAAGCAGTTCCGATCCAAGGAAATCTCCAAGAGTAACGTTGTGGATGACATTGTGGCAACCAATAGGATTCTCTATGAATCTGGCGATAAACCTGACCACTGT GTTGTGATAAAGTATGTGCCATACGTTGGTGATAGTAAACGTGCCATGGATGAATATATATCAGAAATCATGATGGGAGGTCACAATACCATTGTTCTTCATAATACTTGTGAAGACTCCTTGCTGGCTAGTCCAATTATTCTTGATCTGGTTATCTTGACAGAGTTGTGCCAGAGGATCAGCTTCCGTGTGGGAACCTCTCCCAATTTCCAGTCTTTCAACAGTGTTTTATCCATCTTAAGTTACCTTTGCAAGGCGCCTCTGGTTCCTCGAGATGCCCCCATTGTAAACGCCTTGTTTAAACAGCGCTCATGTATTGAAAATATCCTACGAGCTTGCTTAGGTTTAGCTCCCCAGAACCACATGGGCTTAGAAAACAAACTGAGTGATCCTGTTGATTGGAAGAGTTCCCAGAATGAACCATTATACAATAAGTTGAACACTTTGagaaaaaataatggttttagcaaaatcaaagaattaaattactttaattaa